The Caldisalinibacter kiritimatiensis region ATGTGCTAGACCCTCAGCATAATATACAGATACCTATAACTGGTAATTTTCTTTATATAGTAGCTATATTAGTTTTCTTATTAACAAATGGACATCTTGTACTTATAGAAGCTTTAATTTCATCCTTCAAAGTTTTACCTATAGGTAATTTCACATTAAGCAGTGTAATTTCTGCACATATAGTAAGAATATTATCTGAAGTATTTATTATAGCCTTTAAAGTTAGTAGTCCTCTTTTAGCAACGATATTTATAACTAATATTATGTTAGGTATATTAGCAAGGACAGTTCCTCAAATGAATGTTTTTGTAGTAGGAATGCCATTAAAAATTATTATAGGGCTTGCTACAATGATAATAACTATGCCTATTTATATATTAGCTCTTCAGCACATATTTGATAATATGTATGAGGAGATTTTTAATTTAATAAAGGCAATTTAAAAAGGATGAAACAATAATGGAGTATTTAAGGATAGATATACAGCTTTTTGCAGATGAAGAAAAGACTGAAAAACCAACGCCCAAAAAAAGAAAAGAAGCTAGAGAAAAGGGACAAATAGCTCAAAGTAGAGAAGTTAATTCTGCATTTGTGTTATTGTTTGTGTTCATAGGAATGAAGATATTTGGTAGTTACATGTTTGAAAATTTAATTAAGTATACTAATAAAGTTTTTACTTACTATACGAGTATAGGAGACATATATAATTATAAGGGAATTCAAAAAATATTTAAAGAATTACTATTAGTTGTAGCTAAGACAGTAGCGCCTATTGTTTTAATAGCTTTGTCTATAGGATTAGCTGCGAGCTATGCACAGGTAGGTTTTTTATTTACTACAAAAACACTTGAGGTGAAATTAAATAGGTTAAATCCTATAGAGGGATTTAAAAGGATATTATCAAAAAGAGCATTAGTAGAACTATTAAAATCAATTATAAAAATTTTTGTTATAGCTTATATAATATATGCTTATGTAGTAAATCATATAGGAGCTGTAAAGAATCTTTTTAGTATGAAGATAGAAGGTATCGTTAAATTTATAGCTGACATTTCCTTTCACATAGGAATTAGGGCGGGAATTGTACTTGCAATTCTAGCTATTTTAGACTATGGCTATCAAAGATGGGAAAACGAAAAAAATCTAAAGATGAGTAAGAAAGAGGTAAAAGAAGAGCATAAGCAGACTGAGGGTGACCCTCAAATAAAATCGAAAATCAAGGAAAAGCAGAGACAAATGGCTATGAGTAGAATGATGGAAGAAGTACCTAACGCTGACGTTATTATTACTAACCCTACTCATTACGCCATAGCTTTAAAGTATGATACAACTGTTTATGATGCACCATATGTAGTTGCTAAAGGAAAAGATTTAATTGCTCAAAATATAAAAAAAGCTGCCAAAGAAGCATCGGTTCCTATAGTTGAAGACAAGTTGTTAGCTAGAACATTGTACAAATCAGTTGACATTGGAGAAATGATACCTGAGGAATTATATCAATCAGTGGCAGAAATATTAGCATATGTATATAGTTTACAGCAATAAAGGTAGGGATACAAATGAAGTTTGGAGATATTATTATAGCATTATGCATTATAGGGATAATTTTAATAATTATAATACCAATACCAAAATTTACTTTGGATATTTTGTTGAGTTTAAATATTTCATTTGCACTTTTGATACTTCTTATTTCGATGTATACTCAAGATGCTTTACAATTCTCTATTTTCCCTTCATTACTTCTAATAACAACTCTTTATCGATTATCACTCAATATTTCAACGACTAGACATATACTTTCTGATGGAGATGCAGGTAATGTTATTAGAGCGTTCGGTAATTTTGTTATTCAAGGAAATCCAATTATAGGTTTTATTATATTTCTAATAATCGTAATAATTCAGTTTCTTGTAATTACTAAAGGTGCAGAAAGAGTTGCGGAAGTAGCAGCAAGATTTACATTGGATGCTATGCCAGGTAAGCAAATGGCAATTGACGCTGATTTAAACTCTGGTTTGATTACCGAGCAAGAAGCAAGAGAAAGAAGAGAAGAAATACAAAAAGCAGCTGATTTTTATGGAGCAATGGATGGTGCGAGTAAATTCGTTAAAGGAGATGCAATAGCAGGGATTATTATAACTATTATTAATATAATAGCAGGTTTTATAATCGGTATGGTAACAAAAGACTTAACATTAAATCAAGCCCTTCAACAATATACTTTACTTACAGTAGGAGATGGTTTGGTAAGTCAAATACCAGCTTTATTAGTATCAACTGCTACAGGTATAGTTGTAACAAGGGCTGCATCAGATTCGAACTTAGGACAAGATGTTATCAAACAAATGTTTAGCTATCATCCTAAATTAATGTTTATTATTAGCGGAGTATTAGCTTTATTAGGTATAGGGACACCGTTACCCATTATACCATATGTTGGACTAGCAATAACCTTTAGTGCAACTGGTTATATGATGTATTCTAACGTACAAAAAGATAGTGAAGAAGAAGAACAAGAAGCTGAACAAACAGATGTCGAAGAAATTAGAAAACCAGAGAATGTAAAATCTTTACTTAAAGTAGAGGATATAGAATTAGAATTTGGTTACGGCATAATACCATTAGCAGACGTTAATCAAGGTGGAGATTTGCTAGATAGAATAGTAATGATAAGAAGACAAATAGCTTTAGAATTAGGTGTTATTGTACCAATGGTAAGATTAAGGGACAATATTCAACTTAGTCCTAATGAATATGTTATTAAAATCAAAGGAGTAGAAGTTTCAAAGGGTGAGTTATTATTTGACCATTATTTAGCGATGAACCCAGGTACAGCTCAAGAAAATATTGAAGGAATTGATACGGTTGAACCAGCATTTGGGTTACCAGCAAAATGGATAACAGAAGAACAAAGAGATAAAGCTGAAATTTTGGGCTATACAGTTGTAGATCCACCTTCGGTTATAGCAACTCATTTAACAGAGATTATTAAAAGAAATGCTCATGAATTATTAGGTAGACAAGAGGTTAAAGAATTAATTGATAATGTAAAAGAAGAGAGACCTGCTTTAGTTGAAGAAGTGGTACCTAAGATATTTACTATAGGTGAAGTTCAAAAGGTTTTAGCTAATCTTCTAAAAGAAAATATATCAATTAGAGATATGGTTACAATATTAGAAACATTAGCGGATTATGCAGATGTTACAAGGGATACGGATATGTTAACAGAATATGTTAGACAAAAACTATCTAGGTATATAACTAAAAAGTATGTTGAAGGTAACAGTATAAGAGTAATAACTTTAGATGGGACATTAGAACAGTTAATTATGGACTCAATAAAGCAAATTGAAGCGGGTTCATATCTTTCTATGCCACCTGACAGAGTCCAAAGTATATTAAGTAGTTTATCAGAAAATGTTGAAAAATTTACTTCTATAGGAGAACAACCTATAGTTTTAACTGCCCCCATAGTAAGGATTTATTTTAAAAGATTAACTGAACAGATAGCTAAAGATTTAGTTGTGCTTTCCTATAACGAAATTGAACCCAATATAGAAGTTCAATCTGTAGGGATGGTGAAAATATAATGAAAATTAGACGTTATATAGGAAATAGTAATAAAGAAGTTATGGATAAGTTAAGAAAAGAACTTGGTTCTGATGCTGTAATATTGCATACTAGGAAAATTAAGAAACCAGGTATTTTAGGGTTATTTAAAAGACAATTAATTGAAGTTGTAGCAGCACTTGATGACAGTGAAAATGGATTGAAAAAACAGGCTTATAAAAAGGAGTATAATAATAATTTAGGTTTTAGTGAAATAAATCAAAATAGTTTATTTAAGACTAGATCTAACATGAAAAATGAGAATACTGAAGATAAAAATAATGAGGTTAATGAGGAAATTAAAAAGCTTAGAGTGCTAATGGAAGATTTTATAAAAAATACAGATGATAAAAACAGTGAGGAAAGATTGTCACCAGAATTAAAAAGGTATTTAGATAATTTAATTAATAATGGGGTGGAAGAGAAAGTAGCTTTTAATATATTAAATAAAATTGATAAACACATGAATATAAAGGCACTAGACCAAGAAAAAACCAAAAATGTTGTTAAAAAAAGCATTATCAATTATATTGGAGAACCTAAACAGATTGAGCTTGATGGAAGTCAAAAGGTTGTATTTTTTGTTGGTCCTACTGGTGTAGGAAAGACTACGACTTTAGCTAAAATTGCAGCTAACTTTACAATACAAAATAAAGATAAAGTCGGGCTTATAACAGCTGACACTTATAGAATTGCAGCGGTTGAACAATTAAAAACATACAGTGAAATATTAGATATTCCTTTAAAAATTATTTATGAAACAGAGGAAATTTATGAAGCTTTGTCGAATTTAAGTGATAAAGAGTTGATTTTAGTTGATACTGCAGGCCGAAGTCATAAAAATCAACATCAAATCAACGAACTTACTGAATTAATTAATTCTGTTAACAATAAAGAGATTTTTTTAGTTCTTAGTGCTAGTACAGATTGGAAAACAGTAAAGTCTATAATTGAAAATTATAACTTTTTAGAGGATTACAAGATTATATTTACGAAATTAGATGAAACAGAGGATTTAGGAATTATATTAAACTCTCAGTATTATTACAAAAAATCTTTATCATATTTCACAGTAGGACAAAATGTACCAGAAGACATAAGAGTTGCCGATGTAAAACTGTTAACTAAGCAGTTGATAGGGGAGTAATAATATGAAAGATCAAGCTGAACAATTAAGAAAAATAATGAGTAAATTAAAAAAAGAAAATAAAAACTATAGTAGTAGAAAAAAAAATCGTAAGACGAGAGTAATTGCTATAACGAGTGGAAAAGGAGGAGTAGGCAAGACGAATTTTACAGTTAATTTAGCAGTGTCGTTAAGTAACTTAGGTAATAAAGTAGTAGTTTTTGATGCTGATATAGGATTAGCAAACGTAGATGTTTTGTTTGGGATTATGCCTAAATTTACAATAGCAGATTTATTACATGAAAACAAAAATATATGGGACATTATAGTAGACGGTCCTAATAATATTAAGGTTATATCTGGAGGCTCGGGATTAAAGGATTTATTAGAGATTACAGAAACACAATTGGCAAAACTGGTAAAAGAATTGAATCAGCTACAGGAGTTTGCTGATTATATATTAATTGATACAGGAGCTGGATTATCGAGTACAGTTTTAAGCTTTGTCAATTCAGCTGACGAGGTTATCATAGTAACCACTCCTGAACCAACATCTCTTACGGATGCCTATGCAATGATTAAAACTTTAGCTATAAAAGGAAAGCACAAAGAGTTAAATTTAGTTATAAATGGTGTGAAAAATAGAATTGAAGCAGAACAGGTATATAGTAGACTGAATAAAGTTGTAGATAAGTTTTTGAAAATTGATATAAATAATTTGGGTTATGTTTTAAAAGCAAAGATAGTTTCGGAATCAGTTATACAACAAACTCCATTCACCATAATGTATCCGAATTCAAAGGTAAGTAAAAAGGTTAATCAAATAGCATTAGATATAGCAGGTAAAAAAGATAAAAACAAATATGATTTTAGAGATTTTCTTGACAGATTTACAAGCATTTTTAGTAAGGGAGGTTACATGTAAACATGATTATTGGTGAATCGGATTTTTTATCAGTTGGAGATAAAATTCAGATACGAAAAAAGGAAGAAGGAATTAATAGAGAGTATACATGTCAAATACTGGACAAATTAGATGATGTTCAATATTTAATTAGTGGACCAATGTATAAAAATGGCTTAGTTCCAATAGATAATGGTACAAAAATAGAAGTGAGATACTATATACAGAATAAAGGAAGATTTTATTTTAATGCTATAGTTAAAGAACGTATTCTAGAAAATATTTATAAGTTACATATCGAGAGAACTAGTGAAGTTAATAGATTACAGCAAAGGAACTATTTTAGGTTACCTTTAAATATAAAAATGTTAAAAAAATTTACTCCTTTAAATGACAAAATTGAAAATGATATAGAGGAGCATTGTATTACCCAGGATATTAGTGGTGGTGGTATTAGATGTTTATGTAACTATAAACATGAAATAGGGGATATAGTAACTTGTGATTTTCTTGAAGAGTTGAAAGCTAGTGGTGTTGAATGTGAAGTCATAAGAATAGAGCCTGCTAATAATAAGGAGTATAAGTATTCTATTGGAATGAGATTTACTGATATTAGTAAAAATAAAAGAGAATCAATAATAAAATTTATTTTTGAAGAACAAAGAAAATTAAGAAAAAAGGGTTTGATATAATATGTCCATTAAAGTATTTGTTGTTGATGACTCGGCTTTTATGAGAAAAATTATTAGTGATATTTTAGAGCAAGACAAAGATATTGAAATTTTAGATACTGCACGTAATGGAAAAGATGCATTAGAAAAGCTGAAGGCACTCAAGCCAGATATAATTACACTTGACATTGAAATGCCCATAATGAATGGAATTGAATGCTTAGAATCTATAATGAAAGAACATAAAGTACCAGTAGTAATGTTAAGTAGTTTAACAACATCAGGGGCTGAAGCTACAATTAAAGCATTAGAATTAGGGGCTGTTGATTTTATTACAAAACCTGATAGCGTATTTGATATGAGCAATAATGAGAAGAAACAAGAACTAACAAAAAAAATAAAGACAGCAGCTAAAGTAAAAAGGCCTAAGACAGTATTTAACAACATTGGAGAAAGTTACAGTATGAATACTGTAACTAAAAAGAATTATTCTTATTCAACATTAGTTGCTATAGGAACATCTACAGGAGGGCCAAAAGCTTTACAAGCTATAATACCTTATATACATAAAGATATTAATGGAAGTATACTAGTTGTACAGCATATGCCTCCTGGATTCACAAAATCATTAGCAAAACGATTAAATAGTCTTTCGAAAATTAATGTTAAAGAAGCTGAAGATGGCGAAAAAGTTCTAAAAGGATATTGTTATATTGCTCCTGGAGGATTCCATATGGAAGTTAAAGAAAAGAGAAGTGGAGATTTGTATATTGAACTAAATAAAAATGAACCAGTAACTGGACATAGACCTTCAGTAGATGTAATGATGGATAGTGTATCTAAGATAAGTACAATGAATAAAATGGGAATTATTTTAACGGGAATGGGGGCTGATGGAGCTACCGGTATAAAAAAAATCAAAGAGAATAGAGGATATACAATAGCTCAAGATGAGAATTCATGTGTAGTCTTTGGTATGCCTAAATCAGCTATTAAAAATAATGCAATAGATAACATATTACCTTTGAATAAGATTGCTACTGAAATAGTAAATAAAGTGGGGTGTTAAAATGGATATGAATCAATATTTAGAAATTTTTATTGTTGAAGCAAAAGAACATTTAGAAAATTTAAATGAAAATTTGTTAAGTTTAGAGAAGGACCCTGATAATAAAGACTTATTAAATGAAATTTTCAGAGCTTCACATACCTTAAAAGGTATGGCTGGAACGATGGGTTTCATGAAAATTAAAGACTTGACACATGAAATGGAGAACTTATTACATGCATTGAGAAACGACAAATTTAAAGTAAACTCAGAAATTGTAGATATATTATTTGAAGCATTAGATACATTGGAAGATTATATTAACTATGTTAGTGAAAGTGGCGAAGAAGGTGACTTAGACAGCAGCAAACTAGTAAAAAACATTAATGAGTTGATAGAAAATAATGGAGAACTTGCTGTAACAGTTGAACAAGCTCAAATACAGAAAGAAGCTGAAAATAGGGACAAGCAGCCGGTTTTTATAGATCATAATCAGTATGTTATTAATCTTTTAAAAAAAGCAAAGAAAAGAGGACTTAATGCATTTGATATTACCATAACATTAAAGAAAAATTGCATGCTTAAATCAGCAAGAGCGTTTATAGTGTTTAAAACTTTAGAAAAAAATGCAGAGATAGTACAGTCAAATCCTTCAGTAGAAGATATAGAAGACGAAAAATTTGATAATACATTTTCAGTTACAATAGTTACTAAAGCAGATGAAGCGAACATGAAGAAAGATATAATGTTAGTATCTGAAATAGAAAGTGTTCAAATTAGTGAAGTTAATCTTGAAGATGAAATTAGTAATGAAAGTAAAATAACTGATGAATCTGATAGTAATCATATTGCAGAAAAAACCTTGAATGTAAAAAAAGATGATATTATAAAAAAGCAAAAAAACAAAAGAAAGGAATCTAGAAGATTAGGAAAAACAGTAAGAGTAGACATAGATAGATTGGATAATTTGATGAACTTGGTAAGTGAACTTATAATAATAAAAACGAGAATGGAAGATGCTAGTGGTGACCTAGAAAAGAAAGGTAATATGAATGAAGCAATTGAATATCTAGAGAGAATAACTACAAGTTTACATGACGCAGTTATGAAAGTTAGAATGGTTCCGATAGAAAGAGTATTTAATAGATTTCCAAGAATGGTTAGAGATTTATCTAAAGAGTTAGGAAAAGAAATAAATCTTGAGATGTCAGGAGAAGAAACAGAAGTAGATAGAACTGTTATAGATGAAATAGGAGACCCTTTAATACATTTAATTAGAAATTCTATCGACCATGGTATAGAAAGTCCTGAAGAAAGAATAAAGGCAGGTAAAAATAAAGCTGGTGTAGTTAAATTATGTGCGTATCCTGACGGTAATAATGTAGTTATAGAGGTAGAAGATGATGGGGACGGAATAGATATTGAGAAAGTAAGACAAAAGGGAATAGCCAAAGGTTTAGTAGATGAGGAAAAAGCATATACTTTATCAGATGATGAAGTAATAGATTTATTATTTAATGCTGGATTTAGCACAGCAGATAATATAACCGATATTTCAGGAAGAGGTGTAGGTCTAGATGTAGTAAAAACTAAAATAGAGTCAATTGGTGGTAATGTAGAAGTAGAAACTGAAAGAGGAAAGGGTACTAAATTTACAATTAGATTACCATTGACCTTAGCGATTATACAAGCACTATTGGTTAAGTTAGAAAATGAAACTTTCGCAATCCCTTTAAGTTCGATTAAAGAGATAAGTCCAATCATGAGTAAAGATATCAGAAAAGTAC contains the following coding sequences:
- the fliR gene encoding flagellar biosynthetic protein FliR — translated: MEGIYQEILNKYQVYLLVFVRVAGIFIISPIFSRRNIPKLLKIGFTFLLSVIVFNLIEIDTVNYNDSQLIFLIIKEALVGGIIGFVAYLFFTVLYLSGQIIDMQIGFGMVNVLDPQHNIQIPITGNFLYIVAILVFLLTNGHLVLIEALISSFKVLPIGNFTLSSVISAHIVRILSEVFIIAFKVSSPLLATIFITNIMLGILARTVPQMNVFVVGMPLKIIIGLATMIITMPIYILALQHIFDNMYEEIFNLIKAI
- the flhB gene encoding flagellar biosynthesis protein FlhB, coding for MEYLRIDIQLFADEEKTEKPTPKKRKEAREKGQIAQSREVNSAFVLLFVFIGMKIFGSYMFENLIKYTNKVFTYYTSIGDIYNYKGIQKIFKELLLVVAKTVAPIVLIALSIGLAASYAQVGFLFTTKTLEVKLNRLNPIEGFKRILSKRALVELLKSIIKIFVIAYIIYAYVVNHIGAVKNLFSMKIEGIVKFIADISFHIGIRAGIVLAILAILDYGYQRWENEKNLKMSKKEVKEEHKQTEGDPQIKSKIKEKQRQMAMSRMMEEVPNADVIITNPTHYAIALKYDTTVYDAPYVVAKGKDLIAQNIKKAAKEASVPIVEDKLLARTLYKSVDIGEMIPEELYQSVAEILAYVYSLQQ
- the flhA gene encoding flagellar biosynthesis protein FlhA — encoded protein: MKFGDIIIALCIIGIILIIIIPIPKFTLDILLSLNISFALLILLISMYTQDALQFSIFPSLLLITTLYRLSLNISTTRHILSDGDAGNVIRAFGNFVIQGNPIIGFIIFLIIVIIQFLVITKGAERVAEVAARFTLDAMPGKQMAIDADLNSGLITEQEARERREEIQKAADFYGAMDGASKFVKGDAIAGIIITIINIIAGFIIGMVTKDLTLNQALQQYTLLTVGDGLVSQIPALLVSTATGIVVTRAASDSNLGQDVIKQMFSYHPKLMFIISGVLALLGIGTPLPIIPYVGLAITFSATGYMMYSNVQKDSEEEEQEAEQTDVEEIRKPENVKSLLKVEDIELEFGYGIIPLADVNQGGDLLDRIVMIRRQIALELGVIVPMVRLRDNIQLSPNEYVIKIKGVEVSKGELLFDHYLAMNPGTAQENIEGIDTVEPAFGLPAKWITEEQRDKAEILGYTVVDPPSVIATHLTEIIKRNAHELLGRQEVKELIDNVKEERPALVEEVVPKIFTIGEVQKVLANLLKENISIRDMVTILETLADYADVTRDTDMLTEYVRQKLSRYITKKYVEGNSIRVITLDGTLEQLIMDSIKQIEAGSYLSMPPDRVQSILSSLSENVEKFTSIGEQPIVLTAPIVRIYFKRLTEQIAKDLVVLSYNEIEPNIEVQSVGMVKI
- the flhF gene encoding flagellar biosynthesis protein FlhF; translation: MKIRRYIGNSNKEVMDKLRKELGSDAVILHTRKIKKPGILGLFKRQLIEVVAALDDSENGLKKQAYKKEYNNNLGFSEINQNSLFKTRSNMKNENTEDKNNEVNEEIKKLRVLMEDFIKNTDDKNSEERLSPELKRYLDNLINNGVEEKVAFNILNKIDKHMNIKALDQEKTKNVVKKSIINYIGEPKQIELDGSQKVVFFVGPTGVGKTTTLAKIAANFTIQNKDKVGLITADTYRIAAVEQLKTYSEILDIPLKIIYETEEIYEALSNLSDKELILVDTAGRSHKNQHQINELTELINSVNNKEIFLVLSASTDWKTVKSIIENYNFLEDYKIIFTKLDETEDLGIILNSQYYYKKSLSYFTVGQNVPEDIRVADVKLLTKQLIGE
- a CDS encoding MinD/ParA family protein, with the translated sequence MKDQAEQLRKIMSKLKKENKNYSSRKKNRKTRVIAITSGKGGVGKTNFTVNLAVSLSNLGNKVVVFDADIGLANVDVLFGIMPKFTIADLLHENKNIWDIIVDGPNNIKVISGGSGLKDLLEITETQLAKLVKELNQLQEFADYILIDTGAGLSSTVLSFVNSADEVIIVTTPEPTSLTDAYAMIKTLAIKGKHKELNLVINGVKNRIEAEQVYSRLNKVVDKFLKIDINNLGYVLKAKIVSESVIQQTPFTIMYPNSKVSKKVNQIALDIAGKKDKNKYDFRDFLDRFTSIFSKGGYM
- a CDS encoding flagellar brake protein, translated to MIIGESDFLSVGDKIQIRKKEEGINREYTCQILDKLDDVQYLISGPMYKNGLVPIDNGTKIEVRYYIQNKGRFYFNAIVKERILENIYKLHIERTSEVNRLQQRNYFRLPLNIKMLKKFTPLNDKIENDIEEHCITQDISGGGIRCLCNYKHEIGDIVTCDFLEELKASGVECEVIRIEPANNKEYKYSIGMRFTDISKNKRESIIKFIFEEQRKLRKKGLI
- a CDS encoding protein-glutamate methylesterase/protein-glutamine glutaminase, producing the protein MSIKVFVVDDSAFMRKIISDILEQDKDIEILDTARNGKDALEKLKALKPDIITLDIEMPIMNGIECLESIMKEHKVPVVMLSSLTTSGAEATIKALELGAVDFITKPDSVFDMSNNEKKQELTKKIKTAAKVKRPKTVFNNIGESYSMNTVTKKNYSYSTLVAIGTSTGGPKALQAIIPYIHKDINGSILVVQHMPPGFTKSLAKRLNSLSKINVKEAEDGEKVLKGYCYIAPGGFHMEVKEKRSGDLYIELNKNEPVTGHRPSVDVMMDSVSKISTMNKMGIILTGMGADGATGIKKIKENRGYTIAQDENSCVVFGMPKSAIKNNAIDNILPLNKIATEIVNKVGC
- a CDS encoding chemotaxis protein CheA; this encodes MDMNQYLEIFIVEAKEHLENLNENLLSLEKDPDNKDLLNEIFRASHTLKGMAGTMGFMKIKDLTHEMENLLHALRNDKFKVNSEIVDILFEALDTLEDYINYVSESGEEGDLDSSKLVKNINELIENNGELAVTVEQAQIQKEAENRDKQPVFIDHNQYVINLLKKAKKRGLNAFDITITLKKNCMLKSARAFIVFKTLEKNAEIVQSNPSVEDIEDEKFDNTFSVTIVTKADEANMKKDIMLVSEIESVQISEVNLEDEISNESKITDESDSNHIAEKTLNVKKDDIIKKQKNKRKESRRLGKTVRVDIDRLDNLMNLVSELIIIKTRMEDASGDLEKKGNMNEAIEYLERITTSLHDAVMKVRMVPIERVFNRFPRMVRDLSKELGKEINLEMSGEETEVDRTVIDEIGDPLIHLIRNSIDHGIESPEERIKAGKNKAGVVKLCAYPDGNNVVIEVEDDGDGIDIEKVRQKGIAKGLVDEEKAYTLSDDEVIDLLFNAGFSTADNITDISGRGVGLDVVKTKIESIGGNVEVETERGKGTKFTIRLPLTLAIIQALLVKLENETFAIPLSSIKEISPIMSKDIRKVQGQEIILFRNKTLPIIRLNELLGLNSNTENQKEELITVIVKKGDKEAGLIIDDLIGQQEIVIKSLGKYLNGIKYLAGATILGNGEISLILDINSLF